The segment CCACAGACGCCGGGCCTGTTCGTGCAGGTGATGCGCCCGGATCTGCCGCCGGTCGAGCTGCAGGCGAAAACGGCGCTGGCGCTGCCTGATGCCGACCTCGGCGTGCTGCACGCGATTCCGGCGATTGGCACGAAATTCAGCCGGCCGGAGGAGATGGGCCCGCAGGGGCAGACGCCCGAGGTGCAGCCGGAGTATCGGGGGGCGTTCAGCTTGAAATGGGAGTCGCCCTAGAGGGAAACTCGGATCTCGGATTTGCTCGGCGCTCGCCCTCCGGGCCGACTCTGTCGGGGCTAGCGGCGACACGGTCGCTCCGCCGCAGGCGGACGGAAATTTCGGACTAAGCTTCGCTCCTGTTCATGAAATTTCCGGGCTAGAGTTCGATGATTCCGCGCTGGACGGCGGCGGTGACGGCCTCGGTGCGGACCGCCACGTGCAGCTTGCCCATGATGTTCTTGAGGTGGTCCTTCACCGTGTATTCAGAAATCGCGAGCACGGCCGCGATTTCCTTGTTCGCCTTGCCCTTGGCGATCTCCTGCAGGACCTGGATTTCGCGACTGGTGAGTTCCTCGTAGGAACTGCGCATCGCGAGCCGAGTCGCGACGTCGTTGGGAATCCAGGGTTCGCCCGCGGCGACGGCGCGGATCGCGGGGATCAATCCTTCGCCGGTGGAGCTTTTCAGGACGTAGCCGCGCGCGCCGGCACGGAGTGCTTTGCGGATGTCTTCGTCACCGCTGAAGGCCGTCAGCACGAGAATGCGCGCGTGCGGATGATCGCGGCGGATCTGCTCGATCGCCTCCGTGCCGCTGCGCACCGGCATGCGCAAATCGAGCAACGCCACGTCCGGCTGGTGCTGCGTGAACAGCGCCACGGCTTCCGCGCCGTCGGCCGCCTGGGCGACGACGCTCATGTCGGGTTCCGCGTGGATCAACGACACCAGCCCGCTGCGGACGATGAAATGATCATCGGCCACGAGGATCCGAAGCTTGGCGGGACGACTCATCCGGAGGAGATCGTGGTTTCGACCGAAGCGGCGGCGGTTCGTTCGCTTAGCGGCTCCAGCGGCACCTCGAGTGTAAGGCTGGTGCCCTGGCCGGGTGCGCTGTCGACTTTGATGTGGCCGCCGAGCCGCTTCGCGCGCTCGGTCATGCCGAGCAGCCCGAAATGGCTTTCGGCGGCCGACGGCGCCGCGGGCACGTTGAAACCCACGCCGTCGTCCTCGATCCGCAGCCGCAATGTCGACGGGGAAAAGGTCAGCGTCGCAAGGACACGCCGGGCGCGGGCGTGCTTGGCGATATTGGTAAACGCCTCCTGTCCGATCCGGAGCACGTTTTCCTCGACGACCTCCGGTAGCGGCCGCCGATCGCCGGTGGTGCGGAAATCGATCGTCAGCGACGTGCCGTCGACGAGCTGCTCGGCGCTTTGCCGCAGCGCCTTGGCGAGGTCGAACTGCTCCAGCTCGCGGGAACGCAGGTCCCAGATCGAGCGGCGCAGGTCGACCTGACTTTGATGGAGCCAGTTGCGGGCGAGCTGCAGGTGATGCTGCGACTGCTCGCCATCGCGGCCGAAGAGTTTCGCCGCCGTGTCGAGCTGCAGCGCGATGCCGGTGAGCGTTTGTTCGAGCGTGTCGTGCAGGTCCCGGGCCAGCCGCGTTCGCTCGGCGAGCACGGCGCGGAACTGAACCTCCTCGGTCTTGCGCGCGCCCATCTCGACGTGCAGCTGCGCGGTGCGCTCCGCGACCTTCTGCTCGAGCGTATCGTGTGCTTCCTGCAACTCGCGTTGGGCGGACTCGCGCTCACGAATCACGTCACGCAGCGCGGCGTTCTTGCGCGAGACGGTGAGCAGCCAACCAATCGCGACGATCAGCACCAGGCTGACGCCGACCATGCCGATCAGCAGACGCTGGGGAGTGAACCAGCTGGGTTGCGCGACGATGCGGAACGAGGTGGGCGAGGGGAGGAGCAATTTCAACGACTGCAATCGGCCGTGCGTATCGACCGTGGAGACGCACACGCCGTCCCACTCGACCACGCTGCCGATCGGGATCACGGCGGGCGCCGGCGTGTCGGCGGCGGTTTCGCATTCGGCGGTAAAGCTGAGTTCGTCGCCCTGCATCAGCCAGGTGGTGGCCAAGCCGGAGAAGCCGCTGGCGGTTCGTGCGACCGGCCGCGTCGTTTGCTCGAGCACGCGGCCGCGCAGCGTGATCGACGCGCCGTGATGCAGCCCCTCCTTGAGCTCAGACCACGGCGCCGGCCGGACGGGCACCGGCTGTGTGGCGGCGGTTCCACGCCGCAGGACCGCATCGCGCAGCAGCGGCAGATGATGCTCGTATTCGAGAAAACCGGCCGCTTCGACCTCGTCGCCGAGCGTGAACACGTCCGTCTGATTGCTCTGGAGTTGCAGGCCGCCCGAATCGTCCTGAACGAAAATAACGTCTCCGGCTCGCTGGTAAGTCACCCGACCGCGCACATGCATGCGCGGAGCCGCGCCGCTGTCGCGGCGGTAGCCAGCCACATTTTTCAGCGGGACCGGTGGCGTTGTGAACGGATTCGTCGCTTCGGGTTCGAGGACGGTCAGATCATCCCACGTCGGCACGTAGACGGCGACGGACGTGAGGTGCCGCAGCGCGGCATTGTAGTGGGTCGCGGTGGTGCCGCGCACGCGGACCCGCGCGGCGATAAGAGCATCAGGCCGGCCGACACTCAATGGAGGCGCGCAGACCTGCAACCGGAAGCCGCCGACCGCCAGCTCGAGCGTGGTGCGCGCGGGCTCGACGACGACCGTGCGCACCAACCCCGTGATCTCGATCCGGAG is part of the Opitutus terrae PB90-1 genome and harbors:
- a CDS encoding histidine kinase produces the protein MMLPRCLSLLLAILFVGGVAVAQVAETARLTSAASVLSLSAEQAAKRLPITVTGVVTAAESDWSGQFFVQDETGGVFVENLRRSGPAPGDVVTVSGVSHPGAFAPIISLPEWRKLGTAPLPAAKPVLIENLEAGFEDGLRIEITGLVRTVVVEPARTTLELAVGGFRLQVCAPPLSVGRPDALIAARVRVRGTTATHYNAALRHLTSVAVYVPTWDDLTVLEPEATNPFTTPPVPLKNVAGYRRDSGAAPRMHVRGRVTYQRAGDVIFVQDDSGGLQLQSNQTDVFTLGDEVEAAGFLEYEHHLPLLRDAVLRRGTAATQPVPVRPAPWSELKEGLHHGASITLRGRVLEQTTRPVARTASGFSGLATTWLMQGDELSFTAECETAADTPAPAVIPIGSVVEWDGVCVSTVDTHGRLQSLKLLLPSPTSFRIVAQPSWFTPQRLLIGMVGVSLVLIVAIGWLLTVSRKNAALRDVIRERESAQRELQEAHDTLEQKVAERTAQLHVEMGARKTEEVQFRAVLAERTRLARDLHDTLEQTLTGIALQLDTAAKLFGRDGEQSQHHLQLARNWLHQSQVDLRRSIWDLRSRELEQFDLAKALRQSAEQLVDGTSLTIDFRTTGDRRPLPEVVEENVLRIGQEAFTNIAKHARARRVLATLTFSPSTLRLRIEDDGVGFNVPAAPSAAESHFGLLGMTERAKRLGGHIKVDSAPGQGTSLTLEVPLEPLSERTAAASVETTISSG
- a CDS encoding response regulator; translation: MSRPAKLRILVADDHFIVRSGLVSLIHAEPDMSVVAQAADGAEAVALFTQHQPDVALLDLRMPVRSGTEAIEQIRRDHPHARILVLTAFSGDEDIRKALRAGARGYVLKSSTGEGLIPAIRAVAAGEPWIPNDVATRLAMRSSYEELTSREIQVLQEIAKGKANKEIAAVLAISEYTVKDHLKNIMGKLHVAVRTEAVTAAVQRGIIEL